From a single Saccharomonospora amisosensis genomic region:
- a CDS encoding DUF4395 domain-containing protein, whose translation MSAGAAVDPRGPRFAAAVTTVVLALVLVTGWWPLLAAQTVVFAAGALVGPRAAPYSLLYRLLVAPRLKPTAEREEAAPLRFAQAVGFAFALAGTVGYATGVGALALVATAFALFAALLNAAFNFCLGCEVYLLLRRSTRRAERA comes from the coding sequence ATGTCCGCAGGCGCTGCGGTGGACCCTCGTGGTCCCCGGTTCGCGGCCGCAGTCACGACTGTCGTGCTGGCGCTGGTCCTGGTCACCGGATGGTGGCCGCTGCTCGCAGCGCAGACGGTGGTTTTCGCGGCAGGCGCGCTTGTTGGGCCGCGCGCGGCCCCGTACTCGTTGCTGTACCGCCTGCTCGTCGCACCACGCCTGAAGCCGACCGCCGAACGTGAGGAAGCGGCACCGCTTCGGTTCGCCCAGGCGGTGGGTTTCGCGTTCGCCCTGGCGGGCACGGTCGGCTACGCGACGGGCGTCGGCGCGCTCGCCCTCGTCGCGACGGCGTTCGCCCTGTTCGCCGCTCTCCTCAACGCGGCCTTCAACTTCTGCCTCGGCTGCGAGGTGTACCTGCTGCTGCGCCGGTCCACCCGCCGTGCCGAGCGCGCGTAA
- a CDS encoding sulfurtransferase, translated as MSREDVLVTTDWAEQNLNAPGAVFAEVDEDTTAYDGGHIPGAVKIDWKNELQDPIRRDFVDRAGFENLMSSKGIGNGDLVILYGGNNNWFAAYAYWYFKLYGHDKVRLLDGGRKKWELDGRTLSTGEVERGRTNYKAAEQDRSLRAFRDEVVQAINTRSLVDVRSPDEFSGKLLAPAHLPQETAQRPGHIPSAVNVPWSKAANEDGTFKSNEELERLYSDAGLDTSKPTIAYCRIGERSSHTWFALHELLGLPDVKNYDGSWTEYGSLVGVPIETGAK; from the coding sequence ATGAGCCGTGAAGATGTTCTGGTCACCACCGACTGGGCGGAGCAGAATCTCAACGCCCCAGGGGCGGTGTTCGCCGAGGTGGACGAGGACACCACCGCCTACGACGGCGGGCACATCCCCGGCGCGGTGAAGATTGACTGGAAGAACGAGCTGCAGGACCCCATCCGCCGCGACTTCGTCGACAGGGCCGGTTTCGAGAACCTGATGTCGAGCAAGGGCATCGGCAACGGCGACCTGGTGATCCTCTACGGCGGCAACAACAACTGGTTCGCCGCCTACGCCTACTGGTACTTCAAGCTCTACGGCCACGACAAGGTCAGGCTGCTCGACGGCGGGCGGAAGAAGTGGGAACTCGACGGCCGCACGCTGAGCACCGGCGAGGTCGAGCGCGGGCGCACCAACTACAAGGCGGCCGAACAGGACCGCTCGCTTCGGGCGTTCCGCGACGAGGTCGTGCAGGCCATCAACACCAGGAGCCTGGTGGACGTGCGCTCACCGGACGAGTTCTCCGGCAAGCTGCTCGCACCCGCGCACCTGCCGCAGGAGACCGCGCAGCGCCCTGGCCACATCCCCAGCGCGGTGAACGTGCCGTGGTCCAAGGCGGCCAACGAGGACGGCACCTTCAAGTCCAACGAGGAACTGGAGCGGCTCTACAGCGACGCGGGCCTGGACACCTCCAAGCCCACCATCGCCTACTGCAGGATCGGGGAACGTTCCAGCCACACCTGGTTCGCGCTGCACGAGCTGCTCGGGCTGCCGGACGTGAAGAACTACGACGGATCGTGGACCGAGTACGGCTCGCTGGTCGGCGTGCCGATCGAGACGGGCGCGAAGTGA
- a CDS encoding DUF1416 domain-containing protein, whose translation MTDGCGAPEQKATPAAADTGGQVVLAGKVTGGDGPLGGAYVRLLNADGEFAGEVQASAEGDFRFYAAPGSWTVRALHRSGNGEASIIAEGPGVHRVPIAVG comes from the coding sequence ATGACCGACGGATGCGGCGCGCCGGAGCAGAAGGCGACTCCCGCTGCCGCCGACACCGGCGGCCAGGTGGTGCTGGCTGGCAAGGTCACCGGCGGGGACGGCCCACTCGGCGGAGCCTACGTGCGGCTGCTCAACGCCGACGGCGAGTTCGCCGGTGAGGTGCAGGCCTCCGCGGAGGGCGACTTCCGGTTCTACGCCGCACCCGGCAGCTGGACGGTGCGCGCGCTGCACCGCAGCGGCAACGGGGAGGCGTCGATCATCGCGGAGGGCCCGGGTGTGCACCGGGTACCGATCGCCGTGGGGTGA
- a CDS encoding FABP family protein → MPTSGDEAIRAAAERAETTAKRNIPQLADLPIPGDTANLREGPELNDACLALLPLVGVWRGEGEVNYPTIDGPYRFAQQLTISHDGRPFLHHEARSWLLDAEGNVIRPAARETGWWRPQADDTIELLLCHSSGILELFYGRPRSQTAWELGTDAVVRSTTAKEVTAAKRLYGIVAGGDLGYVEERAMVGQPMTPHVSALLHRVVG, encoded by the coding sequence ATGCCCACGAGTGGTGACGAGGCGATTCGGGCGGCGGCGGAACGCGCCGAGACCACGGCGAAGCGCAACATCCCGCAGCTGGCGGATCTGCCGATTCCCGGCGACACGGCGAACCTGCGCGAGGGCCCCGAACTCAACGACGCCTGCCTGGCGCTGCTACCGCTCGTCGGGGTCTGGCGCGGGGAGGGCGAGGTCAACTACCCGACCATCGACGGGCCCTACCGCTTCGCCCAGCAACTGACCATCTCCCACGACGGCAGGCCGTTCCTGCACCACGAAGCACGTTCCTGGCTGCTCGACGCCGAAGGCAACGTCATCCGTCCCGCCGCACGCGAGACCGGATGGTGGCGGCCACAGGCCGACGACACCATCGAGCTGTTGCTATGCCACTCCAGCGGCATCCTGGAACTGTTCTATGGCAGGCCCAGGAGCCAGACGGCATGGGAACTCGGCACCGACGCGGTGGTGCGCTCCACCACGGCCAAGGAGGTCACCGCGGCGAAGCGGCTGTACGGCATCGTCGCGGGCGGCGACCTCGGTTACGTCGAGGAGCGTGCGATGGTCGGTCAGCCGATGACCCCACACGTCTCCGCGCTGCTGCACCGTGTCGTCGGCTGA
- a CDS encoding aminodeoxychorismate lyase: MRVLAFLDGTLADPDAAHVRVDDLGLLRGDGIFETILVVDGKPRELEAHLDRLARSAAMMDLPRPDRSAWERTTRQVIDNWPDPSEIAIKLVYTRGIEGDPDSTPTAFALGMEIDDKVRRARADGIAAVTLERGIDAGLADRAPWLLLGAKSLSYAINMAAVREANRRGAADVIFTATDGSVLEGPTSSVVVARGRTLYTPPPALGILPGTTQGAVFRAAESAGWTTKVEPVDAAELRSADGVFLASSVRKLTRVHTLDGERLPDSTSLHAELARAYDALYE, from the coding sequence ATGCGCGTGCTCGCTTTCCTGGACGGCACACTGGCCGACCCCGATGCCGCCCACGTCCGTGTCGACGACCTCGGTTTGCTGCGTGGCGACGGGATCTTCGAGACGATCCTCGTCGTCGACGGCAAGCCGAGGGAGTTGGAAGCGCACCTGGACCGGCTGGCCCGCTCGGCGGCGATGATGGACCTGCCGAGGCCGGACCGGTCGGCGTGGGAGCGCACGACCAGGCAGGTGATCGACAACTGGCCGGACCCCTCTGAGATCGCGATCAAGCTCGTCTACACCCGAGGCATCGAGGGCGACCCCGACTCCACTCCGACCGCGTTCGCCCTCGGCATGGAGATCGACGACAAGGTCAGGCGTGCGCGCGCGGACGGCATCGCGGCCGTCACGCTCGAGCGTGGCATCGACGCCGGGCTGGCCGATCGGGCGCCCTGGCTGCTGCTCGGGGCGAAGTCGCTCTCCTACGCCATCAACATGGCCGCCGTGAGGGAGGCCAACCGGCGTGGAGCCGCCGACGTGATCTTCACTGCGACCGACGGTTCGGTGCTCGAAGGACCCACCTCCAGCGTCGTGGTGGCAAGGGGGCGCACTCTCTACACGCCACCACCGGCACTGGGAATCCTTCCGGGCACGACGCAGGGCGCTGTGTTCCGCGCCGCCGAGAGTGCGGGTTGGACCACGAAGGTCGAGCCGGTGGATGCCGCCGAACTGCGTTCGGCCGACGGGGTGTTCCTAGCTTCATCTGTGCGCAAGCTCACCCGCGTGCACACCCTGGACGGCGAGCGACTGCCCGACTCGACTTCGCTGCACGCGGAGTTGGCGAGGGCCTACGACGCGTTGTACGAGTGA